One Heyndrickxia oleronia genomic window, TTTGTTAGTCAACTTGAATTTTCATTGCATATGAGTACAAAGCTTGCAATTAGTAAAAATGCCTATTTATTAAAGCATATTGCGATAGAGCGTATCTTAGCAGAGTTTACAAAGTTAATTAGAGGCAGCAATAAAAAACAAGCTTTAACTCTATTGTTTGATTGTCAAATTATTGATTACTTGCCCGGTTTTAAAGACCATACAGATAAATTGAAACAATGCTTAGAATTAGATGTGAATGAACTTTCTGAAAATCAAACATGGCTTTTAATATTAGCCTTAATCGATGTAAACGAACCGATGAATTTCTTAAGAGAATGGCGAATGCCAACTAAACAAATGAAATACATTGTGAAAGCTCTTTCGGTCTTGAAGGAAAGATATCAAAGTTCTTGGACAGTTGCTTCACTTTTTTATGCAACAAAGGAAATTGCGATTGATGCTGAAGTAGTATATAAAACAATGAATAAACAGTCGATATACATGATCAAGGAAACAATCGAGAATGAATTTTCAATCATGCCGATTAAGACACGTGAAGAAATAGTCATTTCAGGGGAAGACTTAATAAATTGGTTTAATCGACCCGGTGGACCTTGGATTAAGGATTTATTGCAACAGATTGAATTGGCCATTTTAAATAAAGAAATTGCCAATGATAGAGATGAGATAAAGGGGTGGAGTCGAACATGCAATCTCCCATTCGCA contains:
- a CDS encoding CCA tRNA nucleotidyltransferase, with product MNEPFLSAIPILEALESNGFEAYFVGGSVRDYLLDRKIDDVDIATSATPQEVKKIFSQTVDIGIEHGTILVLFDGIGYEVTTFRAESDYRDYRRPETVHFIRSLIKDLERRDFTMNALAMDKKGRIIDLFNGIQAINDQLIETVGDAKERFHEDALRMMRAVRFVSQLEFSLHMSTKLAISKNAYLLKHIAIERILAEFTKLIRGSNKKQALTLLFDCQIIDYLPGFKDHTDKLKQCLELDVNELSENQTWLLILALIDVNEPMNFLREWRMPTKQMKYIVKALSVLKERYQSSWTVASLFYATKEIAIDAEVVYKTMNKQSIYMIKETIENEFSIMPIKTREEIVISGEDLINWFNRPGGPWIKDLLQQIELAILNKEIANDRDEIKGWSRTCNLPFANDC